In Gossypium hirsutum isolate 1008001.06 chromosome D06, Gossypium_hirsutum_v2.1, whole genome shotgun sequence, one genomic interval encodes:
- the LOC107900373 gene encoding aquaporin NIP1-2 has protein sequence MAENNGNHGVVLNVNAEANQNPPPSTSKTKDSDVGFTVPFMQKLMAEVLGTYFLIFAGCASVVVNVNNEKVVSLTGISIVWGLAVMVLVYSVGHISGAHFNPAVTIAFATCKRFPLKQVPAYISAQVLGSTMAAGTLRLLFSGPHDVFAGTSPQGSDFQAFVIEFIITFYLMFIISGVATDNRAIGELAGLAVGATVLLNVLFAGPITGASMNPARSLGPAIVWNHYKGIWVYLTSPIIGAVSGAWVYNMVRYTDKPLREITKTASFLNSSRNCG, from the exons ATGGCTGAGAATAATGGAAATCATGGAGTAGTTTTGAATGTGAACGCGGAAGCCAATCAGAATCCGCCTCCATCAACCTCCAAAACCAAAGATTCCGACGTCGGTTTCACTGTTCCCTTCATGCAGAAG CTGATGGCTGAGGTGTTGGGcacatatttcttgatatttgcTGGTTGTGCATCAGTGGTGGTGAATGTAAACAATGAGAAAGTTGTATCACTGACTGGGATTTCCATAGTTTGGGGATTGGCCGTCATGGTGTTGGTTTATTCAGTGGGTCATATCTCCGGTGCTCATTTCAATCCTGCAGTCACCATTGCTTTTGCTACCTGCAAAAGATTCCCTCTCAAACAG GTTCCAGCTTATATATCAGCTCAAGTTCTTGGATCAACTATGGCAGCTGGAACACTTCGTCTTCTGTTTAGCGGACCCCACGACGTCTTCGCCGGAACGTCACCGCAAGGGTCGGATTTCCAAGCATTCGTGATTGAGTTCATCATCACTTTCTACCTCATGTTCATTATATCTGGCGTTGCCACTGATAACAGAGCT ATTGGTGAACTTGCTGGACTTGCCGTTGGGGCTACAGTGCTGCTTAATGTGCTGTTTGCTGG GCCAATTACAGGAGCATCAATGAACCCAGCAAGGAGCTTGGGACCGGCAATAGTATGGAATCATTACAAGGGAATATGGGTATACCTTACTTCACCTATTATTGGAGCTGTGTCGGGTGCTTGGGTTTATAACATGGTGAGGTACACTGACAAGCCATTGCGGGAGATCACCAAGACTGCTTCTTTTCTCAACTCTTCCCGTAATTGCGGTTAA